In Vigna angularis cultivar LongXiaoDou No.4 chromosome 8, ASM1680809v1, whole genome shotgun sequence, one DNA window encodes the following:
- the LOC108344428 gene encoding protein MAIN-LIKE 1-like has protein sequence MEINHQLVTALVERWRVETHTFHLPLGESTITLEDVALQLGLPIEGHVVTGISSGPLTVFCHQLLGDVPPENCVRGNRIKLSWLNNTFRQLPHDATEQVIEQYARAYMLIIIGSVMMPDTSASMVHLMYLPLLADLQNVSQYNWGSATLSCLYRALDHGTRADQENIGGCMILLQCWA, from the coding sequence ATGGAGATAAATCACCAGTTAGTCACTGCTTTGGTTGAGAGGTGGAGAGTCGAGACTCATACTTTCCACTTGCCTCTTGGTGAAAGTACGATTACATTGGAAGACGTTGCATTACAATTGGGGCTTCCTATTGAAGGACATGTGGTGACTGGCATCAGTAGTGGTCCACTAACAGTTTTTTGTCATCAACTACTAGGAGATGTTCCTCCTGAGAATTGTGTAAGGGGCAACAGAATCAAGTTGTCATGGTTGAATAACACTTTTCGCCAATTGCCTCATGATGCAACCGAACAGGTTATTGAACAATACGCTAGAGCGTATATGTTGATCATAATTGGCAGTGTCATGATGCCAGATACATCTGCAAGCATGGTGCATTTGATGTATCTTCCCCTATTGGCGGACCTGCAGAACGTTTCACAGTATAACTGGGGATCTGCCACGCTTTCCTGCTTGTATCGTGCCCTTGATCATGGGACTAGGGCTGACCAAGAGAATATCGGAGGGTGCATGATCTTGTTACAATGTTGGGCATGA